GAACAACTAATTCCACGCTGTCAAATTACCACGAGTTGTGTTAGTTTTACCTCATAATCTATTTATAAATCAATATGAAAGATAATATTCTCTCATACTTAATTCAAGGTGATTATTTTGTATGCGCATTTCTGAAATTCTCGAAAATCTGGATAATAGAATTTGTTGTTATTCTGATGAATTCGTTCATAAAATTATTGAATCGCAATCCCTTACCCATACGGGATGTAATATAGTTATCGATAAAAATCACAAACTCGTCGGGATAATTACCGATGGAGATATTCGTAGAGCCATAGCGAACCACACGAATATTAAAGTAGTGACCGTTAACGACATTATGAATAAATCTCCAAAATTCACCTATGCGTCTGCTCAGGTTTCTGATGTTTTCACCCAAATGACTGATTCAGAAATAAATCAATTACCGATAGTCGATGACACCAATAACGTTATAGGCTTAGTAAGTTATCACAACATAGCCAAATCTCTGTCGCCAGAGCAGCTATTTATCAATCTAGATAATCAGGATTTGTCAGACAACGAACTGAGGCATATGGCGCGATACAAATTCGCTAGAAGTTTTATAAAAGCAGATGATTTAGTACTCGACGGAGCTTGCGGCTCTGGTTACGGCAGCAAAATTTTGGCGGGTAAAAGTAAGAACATTATTGGTATAGACCTAAATGCTCGTTCAATTAATTATGCGAAAAAGAATTACGGCGACAGCGTAAAAGAATTTAACTGCTCAGATATCGAACAATTAAACTACGATAATAATAGCATAGATGTGGTCGTCAGCTTTGAGACACTGGAGCACATCCCTTATGATGTGTGCAGAAACTACTTAAAGAAGATTGGTGATTGGTTGAAACCTGGCGGTATATTGGTAGCGTCCTCTCCGATGTTAAGATTTAAAGATGGAGAGCCTTACGTTACCAATCCATATCATATTAATGAACTACCTAAAAATGAACTATTGAATCTATTTGACAGCACGCTGCCAAATTTCAATAAACATTATTACCATCAAAAAGAAACTGAGTTCTTACCGTTACAAACTGAACATACAGGTTTTTGTATAATTGTCGCCCGCAAGAATCAAGAGTAATATTGAATCACTATGCATCCAACTATTCTTAAAAATCTAAAACGTGTCGATAAACTAGTTAACGACAACATTTCCAAATTAGACAACGGTGCACCTGCACCAAGTTGGATTGAGCTTAGCCCAATAGACACCTGTAATAGAAAGTGCACATTTTGTCCTAAATCTGATGACAGCATAGCTCCGGATCAACCATTTTTTATGCAACCAGCACTTTATAAGAAGATAGCTAAAGAGTTAAGAGAAAGTAATTTCAAAGGCACGATAATGCTTGCTGGCTACGGTGAACCAATGTTGTCGCCAAAGATATACGATATGATTTCACTCTTTTCAGAATTCTGTAATGTTGAGATAACAACTAATGGTGACTTTCTCAATGATAAAACGCTGAAGAAACTAATTTCGAGTGGGATTGATAAAATTATTTTAAGCTTATATGACGGTCCTGAGCAACTGACTCAATTTAATAATCTATTTTCAGAAAATGAGATAAGCTCTGATAAATTTATTTTAAGAGATCGATGGTACAGCGAAGAAGAGGACTTTGGACTAAAACTGACCAATCGCGGTGGCACTATAAGTTTTGGTACCCCAATTGAGGTCGATGCATGTAAGCCATGTTACTACCCACATTATTCTATGATGGTGGATTGGAATGGTGACGTATTTCTCTGCCCTCAAGACTGGAATCGGCGTATAAGAACTGGAAACTTGGCTTTTGATACAATTTTTGACGTGTGGGATTCGAAACAGTTAAAACGTTATAGACAATCCTTGGCAAAAGGGAATAGAAAACTTCCTCCCTGTAATAAATGCAATGCTGATGGCACTCTCCATGGCAAAGAACAAGAGCTCATTTGGCGTGAGTATTACGCACCTAAGAAGTAAAGGACTTTAAAAATGAACAGTATCAACGTCCTCAATGAAGGTTACTCATCAGCTTTCAATGAAGTTGACTTTCACTGCACAAATGCCGATGGATCCAAGATTTTTGATGAAGATAATAATGCTTATATCGACCTCTCAATGGGAGGAGGCTGTTGTTTATTAGGCCATCAGCCACCTTTTATAACAACGGCAATAACCCAACAGTTAATGCGTGGAAGCATTTACACAATTCCAAACAAATTAACGTACCAGTGTGCAGAGAATCTACACGCGATGATGCCATGGTATTCGGATTTTGTATTTTGTAGTACAGGCTCTGAAGCAACACTCAGAGCACTCAGAATTGCCCGCGCTTATAATAAAAAATCTAAAGTTGCTATGTTTAGTGGAAGTTGGCACGGTTCACATGATTTTCTTCTCTACGAAGAAGACTACGACAATGAATCTAATGAACCTTCATTGAAAAGAAAATCGTCGGGCATGCTCGACTCATTAGATGAGCACGTAGTTTTATTACCTTACAATGATCCCTATGCTTTCGAAATATTAGACAAATTCA
This DNA window, taken from Psychrobium sp. MM17-31, encodes the following:
- a CDS encoding methyltransferase domain-containing protein, translating into MRISEILENLDNRICCYSDEFVHKIIESQSLTHTGCNIVIDKNHKLVGIITDGDIRRAIANHTNIKVVTVNDIMNKSPKFTYASAQVSDVFTQMTDSEINQLPIVDDTNNVIGLVSYHNIAKSLSPEQLFINLDNQDLSDNELRHMARYKFARSFIKADDLVLDGACGSGYGSKILAGKSKNIIGIDLNARSINYAKKNYGDSVKEFNCSDIEQLNYDNNSIDVVVSFETLEHIPYDVCRNYLKKIGDWLKPGGILVASSPMLRFKDGEPYVTNPYHINELPKNELLNLFDSTLPNFNKHYYHQKETEFLPLQTEHTGFCIIVARKNQE
- a CDS encoding radical SAM/SPASM domain-containing protein codes for the protein MHPTILKNLKRVDKLVNDNISKLDNGAPAPSWIELSPIDTCNRKCTFCPKSDDSIAPDQPFFMQPALYKKIAKELRESNFKGTIMLAGYGEPMLSPKIYDMISLFSEFCNVEITTNGDFLNDKTLKKLISSGIDKIILSLYDGPEQLTQFNNLFSENEISSDKFILRDRWYSEEEDFGLKLTNRGGTISFGTPIEVDACKPCYYPHYSMMVDWNGDVFLCPQDWNRRIRTGNLAFDTIFDVWDSKQLKRYRQSLAKGNRKLPPCNKCNADGTLHGKEQELIWREYYAPKK